A region from the Methylocella sp. genome encodes:
- a CDS encoding S9 family peptidase, whose protein sequence is MSKKAPYGTWISPVTVELMTAAAIGLGGVTVDGQNLYWLESRPSESGRTVLCRRGADGVIVELTPAPFNVGSRVHEYGGGAFGVESGVIVFSERKDGAVWVIEGNRPPRRIATPDDCRYADFELDLAQRCVLAVREDHRDRPPNDPKAAIVALSLDNAGPETILIEGPDFLSSPRLSPNGERLAWIAWDHPDMPWDATRLYFAGIAKGGALGTPKLVAGANAPEAIVQPSWSADGILHFSSDRSGWWNIYAHIDGVDVAISPIDAEIGGPHWVFHQRYYAFLPDGRIVAAIAQDGVKRAAVIAEGKIALLDIGQVAECPQPIGDGLAYIATPPTAPPAIVIQPKLGEAATIAVRAAAPAILPDETISIGEPITFPTSHGAGHAFWYPPKNRDYEGPANALPPLVVLSHGGPTSMTTNHFNLNVQWWTSRGIGVVDVNYGGSTGFGRAYRRLLDRRWGIVDVEDCSAAAQSLVERGLVDGARLAIRGGSAGGFTTLAALTSSDLFKAGASLYGVADLMLLARDTHKFESRYLDRLIGPLPQAEALYLERSPIHHLDRLACPVIFFQGQDDKTVPPNQAETMVAAMTARALPVAYYAFAGEGHGFRKAETLRRVLELELDFYGRVFGFTAPGLSERAVIANI, encoded by the coding sequence ATGAGCAAAAAAGCGCCTTACGGGACCTGGATCTCGCCGGTCACCGTCGAACTCATGACCGCCGCAGCGATCGGCCTTGGCGGCGTGACTGTCGATGGCCAAAATCTCTATTGGCTGGAGAGTCGGCCGTCCGAGAGCGGCCGCACGGTTTTGTGCCGGCGCGGCGCTGATGGCGTAATCGTTGAACTGACCCCAGCGCCTTTCAACGTTGGCAGCCGGGTTCATGAATATGGCGGCGGCGCTTTTGGCGTCGAAAGCGGCGTCATCGTCTTCAGCGAGCGCAAGGATGGCGCGGTCTGGGTCATCGAGGGTAACCGGCCGCCGCGCAGAATTGCGACGCCGGACGACTGTCGCTATGCCGATTTCGAGCTGGATTTGGCGCAGCGTTGCGTCCTGGCCGTCCGGGAAGATCACCGCGACCGCCCGCCGAACGATCCAAAGGCCGCGATCGTCGCCTTGTCGCTCGATAACGCCGGCCCCGAGACAATTTTGATCGAAGGTCCCGATTTCCTGAGTTCGCCGCGCCTTTCGCCAAATGGCGAAAGGCTCGCCTGGATCGCCTGGGATCACCCCGACATGCCCTGGGACGCCACGAGGCTTTACTTCGCCGGCATTGCCAAGGGCGGCGCGCTCGGAACGCCAAAGCTCGTCGCTGGCGCAAATGCGCCGGAAGCGATTGTGCAGCCAAGCTGGTCGGCCGACGGCATTTTGCATTTTTCTTCTGATCGCAGCGGCTGGTGGAATATTTACGCTCATATCGACGGCGTCGATGTCGCCATCTCCCCGATCGATGCTGAGATTGGCGGCCCGCACTGGGTGTTCCACCAGCGCTACTACGCTTTTTTGCCCGACGGGCGCATCGTCGCGGCGATCGCGCAAGACGGCGTGAAGCGCGCCGCCGTGATCGCTGAGGGCAAGATCGCGCTGCTCGACATCGGCCAGGTCGCTGAATGTCCGCAACCGATCGGCGATGGACTGGCCTATATCGCAACGCCGCCAACCGCGCCGCCGGCAATCGTCATCCAGCCAAAATTGGGCGAGGCGGCGACGATCGCCGTCCGCGCCGCTGCGCCCGCAATTCTGCCGGATGAGACTATTTCGATCGGCGAGCCGATCACATTTCCAACTTCCCACGGCGCGGGACACGCTTTCTGGTATCCACCGAAGAATCGCGATTATGAAGGCCCGGCTAACGCCCTGCCGCCGCTCGTCGTGCTGTCGCACGGCGGGCCTACCAGCATGACGACGAATCATTTCAATTTGAACGTACAATGGTGGACCAGCCGCGGCATCGGCGTCGTCGACGTCAATTACGGCGGTTCGACCGGTTTTGGCCGCGCCTACCGCCGCCTGCTCGACCGTCGATGGGGCATTGTCGATGTGGAGGATTGCAGCGCGGCCGCGCAATCCCTGGTCGAACGAGGGCTGGTCGATGGCGCCCGCCTCGCCATTCGCGGCGGCAGCGCCGGCGGCTTCACCACGCTCGCGGCGCTAACCTCCTCAGATTTGTTCAAAGCCGGAGCCAGCCTCTATGGCGTCGCGGATTTGATGTTGCTCGCCAGGGACACGCATAAGTTCGAGTCGCGTTACCTCGACAGGCTGATTGGTCCGCTGCCGCAGGCAGAAGCGCTTTATCTTGAGCGATCGCCGATCCATCATCTTGATCGCCTCGCCTGCCCGGTGATCTTTTTCCAAGGCCAGGACGACAAGACCGTTCCGCCCAATCAGGCTGAAACAATGGTCGCGGCCATGACGGCGCGGGCGCTGCCCGTCGCGTACTACGCATTCGCGGGCGAGGGTCACGGATTCCGCAAAGCCGAGACTCTGCGCCGCGTTCTGGAGCTCGAACTCGATTTCTACGGTCGCGTCTTTGGTTTTACCGCGCCGGGCTTGAGCGAACGCGCCGTGATCGCCAATATTTGA